Proteins encoded within one genomic window of Streptomyces sp. NBC_00523:
- a CDS encoding phosphopantetheine-binding protein — protein MSTADEISTLLTANFGTDPVAIRPDVPLRQLRLDSLALEELRLLIEDRLDVDLDDVQLTSRDTVGQLVDAVRRKAAA, from the coding sequence ATGAGCACGGCAGACGAGATCAGCACCTTGCTGACGGCCAACTTCGGAACCGACCCCGTGGCGATCCGCCCCGACGTGCCCCTCAGGCAGCTCCGGCTGGACTCGCTGGCGCTGGAGGAGCTGCGGCTCCTCATCGAGGACCGGCTCGACGTCGACCTGGACGACGTCCAGCTCACCTCGCGCGACACCGTCGGCCAGCTGGTCGACGCCGTGCGCCGCAAGGCCGCCGCGTGA
- a CDS encoding beta-ketoacyl-[acyl-carrier-protein] synthase family protein, with protein MTAPYRLPPFAAAVTGIGLVTSAGVGAEATWRAVNDPATAPCVPHRPELAGLPCDFMYSVTGLDTRAVLGVAAHRLMDRFSHLAVIAAREAVADAGLDPAVWDSGRVAVVIGSAHGGLPFYDEQHTALTERGARRVSPKLAPLTVVNGAASSVATDLGAHGPSQAVSTACSSGTVAIGTAHQMLRTGACDIVVAGGAESVCSRLLIASACRLKAVSTRLDDPQAACRPFDTHRDGFVVGEGAGLLVLERPEHARARGATVRAHVTGYGSSSDAYSAVAPDPDGLGIERALRTALADAGTDPAAIGHVNAHGTSTVSNDLIETAMLRRVLGEHPLVTSTKAMTGHTLGAAGGIETALTVLALQHQLVPPTVNLDAPDPDIPVEVVSKEARPAAFEAAVKTSLGFGGHNAALVLTR; from the coding sequence GTGACGGCCCCCTACCGCCTGCCGCCGTTCGCCGCGGCCGTCACCGGCATCGGCCTCGTCACCTCGGCGGGCGTCGGCGCCGAGGCCACCTGGCGCGCCGTGAACGACCCCGCGACCGCGCCCTGCGTGCCGCACCGGCCCGAACTGGCCGGGCTGCCCTGCGACTTCATGTACAGCGTGACCGGACTCGACACCCGGGCCGTGCTCGGCGTCGCCGCACACCGGCTGATGGACCGCTTCTCGCACCTCGCCGTCATCGCCGCCCGCGAGGCCGTCGCCGACGCGGGCCTGGACCCCGCCGTCTGGGACAGCGGCCGGGTCGCCGTCGTCATCGGCTCCGCCCACGGCGGCCTGCCCTTCTACGACGAACAGCACACCGCCCTCACCGAACGCGGCGCCCGCCGCGTCTCGCCCAAGCTCGCCCCGCTCACCGTCGTCAACGGCGCCGCCAGCAGCGTCGCCACCGACCTAGGCGCCCACGGACCCAGCCAGGCCGTCTCCACCGCCTGCTCCTCCGGCACCGTCGCCATCGGCACCGCCCACCAGATGCTGCGCACCGGCGCCTGCGACATCGTCGTCGCGGGCGGCGCCGAGTCCGTCTGCTCCCGGCTCCTGATCGCCAGCGCCTGCCGTCTGAAGGCCGTCTCCACCCGCCTGGACGACCCGCAGGCCGCCTGCCGCCCCTTCGACACCCACCGCGACGGCTTCGTCGTCGGGGAGGGCGCCGGACTCCTCGTCCTGGAACGCCCCGAACACGCCCGCGCCCGGGGCGCCACCGTGCGCGCCCACGTCACCGGCTACGGCTCGTCCAGCGACGCCTACTCGGCCGTCGCCCCGGACCCCGACGGGCTCGGCATCGAACGCGCCCTGCGCACCGCCCTCGCGGACGCCGGGACCGACCCCGCCGCCATCGGCCACGTCAACGCGCACGGCACCTCCACCGTCTCCAACGACCTGATCGAGACGGCCATGCTCCGCCGGGTCCTGGGCGAGCACCCCCTCGTCACCTCCACCAAGGCGATGACCGGCCACACCCTCGGCGCCGCCGGAGGCATCGAGACCGCGCTCACCGTCCTCGCCCTCCAGCACCAGCTCGTCCCGCCCACCGTCAATCTCGACGCCCCCGACCCGGACATCCCGGTCGAGGTGGTGAGCAAGGAGGCCAGGCCCGCCGCGTTCGAGGCGGCCGTCAAGACCTCGCTCGGCTTCGGGGGCCACAACGCCGCCCTCGTCCTCACCAGGTGA
- a CDS encoding alpha/beta fold hydrolase, with protein sequence MTEEIIRTLTVGGFRYRYRVLPQPAPRTEPVVVLGGALQGIHGWPQMDEHLGPHASVITLDLPGMGGADPLPPGTGDGLLCAAVTGVLDDLGADRVNLFGFSYGTSIAFGCARRDPGRIARLVLGGVPSHLSDAQRDDWSRAVDRLEAGDAEGLAALTAEALMCLDPDRPVHRRELALRYVRRSFVHALTHSPHAERSLRRSLEHRPDFSGGLTGVPALVFAGEHDTVTSPERQRAFAATIEGSRFLTIGESDHWVVLERPDDVADLVARFLTDRPLEPAPALRPVAPLPRPRTEAADAVLPRAGG encoded by the coding sequence ATGACCGAAGAGATCATCCGCACCCTCACCGTCGGCGGGTTCCGCTACCGCTACCGCGTCCTGCCGCAGCCCGCGCCCCGGACCGAACCGGTCGTCGTCCTCGGCGGCGCCCTCCAGGGCATCCACGGCTGGCCGCAGATGGACGAGCACCTCGGCCCGCACGCCTCCGTGATCACCCTCGACCTGCCCGGCATGGGCGGCGCCGACCCGCTGCCGCCCGGCACCGGGGACGGCCTCCTGTGCGCCGCCGTCACCGGCGTCCTGGACGACCTGGGCGCCGACCGGGTCAACCTCTTCGGCTTCTCCTACGGCACGTCCATCGCCTTCGGCTGCGCCCGGCGCGACCCCGGCCGGATCGCCCGCCTGGTCCTCGGCGGCGTACCGTCGCACCTCAGCGACGCCCAGCGCGACGACTGGAGCCGGGCCGTCGACCGGCTGGAGGCCGGGGACGCGGAAGGGCTCGCCGCCCTGACCGCCGAGGCGCTGATGTGCCTGGACCCCGACCGGCCGGTCCACCGGCGGGAGCTGGCCCTGCGCTACGTCCGCCGGTCCTTCGTGCACGCCCTCACGCACTCCCCGCACGCGGAGCGCTCGCTGCGCCGGTCGCTGGAGCACCGCCCGGACTTCTCCGGCGGGCTGACCGGGGTCCCGGCGCTCGTCTTCGCGGGCGAGCACGACACCGTGACCTCGCCGGAGCGCCAGCGGGCCTTCGCGGCGACGATCGAGGGCAGCCGCTTCCTCACCATCGGCGAGTCGGACCACTGGGTCGTCCTGGAACGGCCCGACGACGTGGCGGACCTGGTGGCCCGCTTCCTGACCGACCGGCCGCTGGAACCCGCCCCCGCGCTGCGGCCGGTCGCCCCCCTGCCGCGCCCGCGCACGGAGGCGGCGGACGCGGTGCTGCCGCGGGCGGGCGGCTGA
- a CDS encoding endonuclease/exonuclease/phosphatase family protein: MRISTTRSALLAGAVAVTLSATALPAAFAAPSATAVISEVYGGGGNSGATLTRDFIELANAGSAAYGLDGLSVQYLPGAPSAGSLWQVSALTGSVAPGGRYLVAEAAGTGGTVALPTPDATGTVAMSATAGTVALVSGTAPLTCKTAADCAADTRIVDLVGYGTAVVREGSGPAKGTSATASVARAASLADTDDNAADLTAGAPSPVNAAGETSGGGEDPGDPGNPTEPGTVRIHDIQGTTRVSPLDGRAVTGVPGVVTAVRTSGSRGFWIQDTAPDADPRTAEGVFVYTGSAAPAVQVGDSVLVSGTVDEYYPSSTTQSVTEITAPKVTVVSSGNALPAPVVLDAKTVPSKYVPSAGGGSIDALPLEPSTYALDLYESLEGTRVQIADTRVTGATTKYHEVWVTVEPKQNPTRRGGTLYASYTDQNTGRIKVISLDPAAPVPTANVGDVLAGTTSGVLDYDSYGGYNLQATALGKVTDHHLKREVTRKQKGKELAVATYNVENLDALDDQAKFDTLAEGVAVNLSSPDIVSLEEIQDDNGAVNDGTVGSEATLKRFTDAIVAAGGPRYSWRYVAPQDGKDGGEPGGNIRNVFLYNAKRVDFVDRPGGDATTPVAAVKTKKGVTLSVSPGRIAPASAAWDDSRKPLVGEFRFHGKSVFVVGNHFASKGGDQPLHGRYQEPVRSSETKRVQQAKEVNTFVKSLLAADKSARVVVLGDLNDFAFSPTVGALTDGKVLKPLITTLPKNEQYSYVYEGNSQTLDHILTSPGVRRFDYDVVHINAEFADQASDHDPQIVRVDVNAPEHGNGHGHGGHDHGHGGGHHGHH; encoded by the coding sequence GTGCGCATATCCACCACCCGTTCCGCCCTGCTGGCCGGCGCGGTAGCCGTGACGCTCTCGGCGACCGCGCTGCCCGCCGCCTTCGCGGCCCCGTCCGCGACCGCCGTGATCTCCGAGGTGTACGGGGGCGGCGGGAACTCCGGTGCGACGCTGACCCGCGACTTCATCGAGCTGGCCAACGCCGGCTCGGCCGCGTACGGCCTGGACGGGCTCAGCGTCCAGTACCTGCCGGGCGCCCCGTCGGCGGGCTCGCTGTGGCAGGTGTCCGCGCTGACCGGCTCCGTCGCGCCGGGCGGCCGCTATCTCGTCGCGGAGGCGGCGGGCACCGGCGGCACGGTGGCCCTGCCCACCCCGGACGCCACGGGCACCGTCGCGATGTCCGCCACCGCCGGCACCGTGGCCCTGGTCTCCGGGACGGCCCCGCTGACCTGCAAGACGGCCGCCGATTGTGCCGCCGACACCCGGATCGTGGACCTGGTCGGCTACGGCACCGCGGTCGTCCGGGAAGGCAGCGGACCGGCCAAGGGCACCTCGGCCACCGCCTCCGTGGCGCGGGCGGCCTCGCTGGCGGACACCGACGACAACGCCGCCGACCTGACCGCGGGGGCCCCCTCCCCGGTGAACGCGGCCGGGGAGACCTCGGGCGGCGGCGAGGACCCGGGCGACCCGGGCAACCCCACCGAGCCCGGCACCGTGCGGATCCACGACATCCAGGGCACCACCCGGGTCTCCCCGCTGGACGGCCGGGCGGTCACCGGGGTGCCCGGCGTCGTCACGGCCGTGCGCACCTCGGGTTCGCGCGGCTTCTGGATCCAGGACACCGCCCCGGACGCCGACCCGCGCACCGCCGAGGGCGTGTTCGTATACACCGGCTCCGCCGCCCCGGCCGTCCAGGTGGGCGATTCGGTGCTGGTCAGCGGGACCGTGGACGAGTACTACCCGTCGTCCACCACCCAGTCGGTCACCGAGATCACCGCCCCGAAGGTCACGGTCGTCTCCTCCGGCAACGCGCTGCCCGCGCCGGTGGTGCTGGACGCGAAGACGGTGCCGTCGAAGTACGTGCCCTCGGCCGGGGGCGGCTCGATCGACGCGCTGCCGCTGGAGCCGTCGACGTACGCGCTGGACCTGTACGAGTCCCTGGAGGGCACCCGGGTCCAGATCGCCGACACCCGCGTCACGGGCGCGACGACCAAGTACCACGAGGTCTGGGTGACGGTCGAGCCGAAGCAGAACCCGACCCGGCGCGGCGGCACGCTCTACGCCTCGTACACCGACCAGAACACCGGCCGGATCAAGGTCATTTCGCTGGATCCGGCCGCGCCGGTGCCCACCGCGAACGTGGGTGACGTGCTCGCCGGGACCACCTCGGGCGTCCTGGACTACGACTCGTACGGCGGCTACAACCTCCAGGCCACCGCGCTCGGCAAGGTCACCGACCACCACCTGAAGCGCGAGGTCACGCGCAAGCAGAAGGGCAAGGAGCTCGCGGTCGCCACGTACAACGTGGAGAACCTCGACGCGCTGGACGACCAGGCGAAGTTCGACACGCTGGCCGAGGGCGTCGCGGTCAACCTCTCCTCGCCCGACATCGTGTCGCTGGAGGAGATCCAGGACGACAACGGCGCGGTCAACGACGGCACGGTGGGCTCCGAGGCCACGCTGAAGCGGTTCACGGACGCGATCGTCGCGGCGGGCGGCCCGCGCTACTCGTGGCGCTATGTCGCCCCGCAGGACGGCAAGGACGGCGGCGAGCCCGGCGGCAACATCCGCAACGTGTTCCTGTACAACGCCAAGCGGGTGGACTTCGTGGACCGCCCGGGCGGCGACGCGACGACGCCGGTCGCGGCCGTGAAGACGAAGAAGGGCGTCACTCTGTCGGTGTCGCCGGGCCGGATCGCGCCCGCGAGCGCGGCCTGGGACGACAGCCGCAAGCCGCTGGTCGGCGAGTTCCGCTTCCACGGGAAGTCCGTCTTCGTCGTCGGCAACCACTTCGCGTCGAAGGGCGGCGACCAGCCGCTGCACGGGCGCTACCAGGAGCCGGTGCGCAGCTCGGAGACCAAGCGGGTGCAGCAGGCGAAGGAGGTCAACACCTTCGTCAAGTCGCTGCTGGCGGCGGACAAGTCGGCGCGGGTCGTGGTCCTCGGCGACCTCAACGACTTCGCGTTCTCGCCGACCGTCGGCGCGCTGACCGACGGCAAGGTCCTCAAGCCGCTGATCACCACGCTGCCGAAGAACGAGCAGTACAGCTATGTGTACGAGGGCAACTCGCAGACCCTCGACCACATCCTGACCAGCCCGGGCGTGCGCCGCTTCGACTACGACGTGGTGCACATCAACGCGGAGTTCGCCGACCAGGCGAGCGACCACGACCCGCAGATCGTCCGCGTCGACGTGAACGCCCCGGAGCACGGAAACGGGCACGGGCACGGCGGGCACGACCACGGTCACGGCGGCGGGCACCACGGGCACCACTGA
- a CDS encoding ROK family transcriptional regulator has protein sequence MKRLSAPAPARRSLDTRATPLRRADIPAPVPGRRPTGTGSVLGAILDHGPVARSTVARLTGLSPASVSGHVGRLLARGLVREAAETAGPKGLGRPHIPVEIDTGSYLVAGAHIAVAHSTLSLMDLRGRIVAEDRRPHGSTDPHHLLAQLADRLPALVAAHAGGRTVLALGLATGHRVDPVDGVIVAHPQLGWHDVPARDLLAAATGLPVHVDSHSRALARAEQLFGQESTRASTVLLFVGAVVDAAFATDGALHRGPRSGAGSVAHLPLGAGGSGGAEPCSCGRSGCLQSEVSERAMVRRAAAQGLVTGSFPELLDRALAGDARAVELFRRRARLVGRAAALLLDMFDPEVLVVVEPGAGRMPECLAGLRAEVAERSVVCDDPERAVVPSSFTGSVLAVAGGAVALGSLYTDPLGPWPALPAVS, from the coding sequence GTGAAACGTCTCTCCGCCCCCGCCCCCGCCCGCCGCTCCCTCGACACCCGCGCCACCCCGCTGCGCCGCGCCGACATACCGGCCCCGGTGCCCGGCCGCCGTCCGACCGGCACCGGCTCCGTCCTCGGCGCGATCCTCGACCACGGGCCCGTCGCCCGGTCCACGGTCGCCCGGCTCACCGGCCTCTCGCCCGCCTCCGTCAGCGGGCACGTCGGCCGCCTCCTCGCCCGCGGACTGGTCCGGGAGGCCGCCGAGACCGCCGGACCCAAGGGGCTCGGCCGCCCGCACATCCCCGTCGAGATCGACACCGGCAGCTATCTGGTCGCCGGGGCCCACATCGCCGTCGCCCACTCCACCCTCTCGCTGATGGACCTGCGCGGCCGGATCGTCGCCGAGGACCGGCGGCCCCACGGCTCCACCGACCCCCACCACCTGCTCGCCCAGCTCGCCGACCGGCTGCCCGCGTTGGTCGCCGCGCACGCCGGTGGGCGGACCGTCCTCGCCCTCGGCCTGGCCACCGGCCACCGCGTCGACCCGGTCGACGGGGTGATCGTGGCGCACCCGCAGCTCGGCTGGCACGACGTCCCGGCCCGCGACCTGCTCGCCGCCGCGACCGGGCTGCCCGTCCATGTGGACAGCCACTCCCGCGCCCTGGCCCGGGCCGAGCAGCTGTTCGGCCAGGAATCGACGCGGGCCAGCACCGTCCTGCTCTTCGTCGGCGCGGTCGTGGACGCCGCCTTCGCCACCGACGGCGCCCTGCACCGGGGACCGCGCTCCGGCGCGGGCAGCGTCGCCCATCTGCCCCTGGGGGCCGGGGGATCGGGCGGTGCGGAGCCGTGCTCCTGCGGGCGGTCCGGCTGCCTCCAGTCGGAGGTCTCCGAGCGGGCCATGGTGCGGCGCGCCGCCGCCCAGGGGCTGGTGACCGGGTCCTTCCCGGAGCTGCTGGACCGGGCGCTGGCCGGGGACGCGCGGGCGGTGGAGCTGTTCCGCCGGCGGGCCCGGCTGGTGGGGCGGGCGGCGGCCCTGCTCCTCGACATGTTCGACCCGGAGGTCCTGGTCGTGGTCGAGCCGGGGGCCGGGCGGATGCCGGAGTGCCTGGCCGGCCTGCGGGCGGAGGTGGCCGAGCGGTCGGTGGTGTGCGACGACCCCGAGCGGGCCGTGGTGCCGAGCAGCTTCACCGGGTCCGTCCTGGCTGTGGCGGGCGGGGCGGTGGCGCTCGGGTCGCTGTACACGGACCCGCTGGGGCCGTGGCCGGCGCTGCCCGCGGTCTCCTGA
- a CDS encoding flavin reductase family protein, translated as MTVTVPSYAAQAAAPAPAGIAPDRFRQAFRRYPAGVVVITTDSGRGPVGFTATSLTSLSLTPPLISFGIGTTTSSWPHFEHARTAVVHFLGADQQPLAATFATSGIDRFAAPTRWHRLPGGEPLLDGVAGHLRVETEQIVPAGDHRIVIARVVDAQLDEGRAPLLFHDGSYLSL; from the coding sequence TTGACCGTCACTGTGCCCTCGTACGCGGCCCAGGCCGCCGCCCCCGCCCCGGCGGGGATCGCCCCCGACCGCTTTCGGCAGGCGTTCCGCCGCTACCCCGCCGGGGTCGTCGTCATCACCACCGACTCCGGCCGGGGCCCGGTCGGCTTCACCGCGACCTCGCTCACCTCGCTCTCGCTGACCCCGCCGCTGATCTCGTTCGGCATAGGGACCACCACCTCGTCGTGGCCGCACTTCGAGCACGCCCGTACGGCCGTCGTGCACTTCCTCGGCGCCGACCAGCAGCCCCTGGCCGCCACCTTCGCCACCAGCGGCATCGACCGCTTCGCCGCCCCCACCCGCTGGCACCGCCTGCCCGGCGGCGAGCCCCTGCTCGACGGGGTGGCCGGCCATCTGCGGGTGGAGACCGAGCAGATCGTCCCTGCCGGTGACCACCGCATCGTCATCGCCCGGGTGGTGGACGCCCAGCTCGACGAGGGCCGCGCCCCGCTGCTCTTCCACGACGGCTCCTACCTCTCCCTCTGA
- a CDS encoding ABC transporter substrate-binding protein: MPRHRTSPVLGRRSFLALGGTALVGTLAACSPQTQSAASAEPAGKLPSGAPPPGTKLSVAVRSTRLQLGPAGLEKDLPFTVSQWPNLSAGPDIIQGFRAHSIDLAVNAGIPPIQAHAIDVGAKIVAVQVRNNPSYVFATAPGSDIRTVDDFRGKKIGFSQGQAQGVVVLRALKQAGIGNKDVELVALPSTQFLTALQSKQVDVAPLGEPTLTKYLTQYEKDGARGVKTDVVDLLSVLWAPNEVLNDRAKAAAVRSFIPLWARGQVWAWENTDEWIDTYYVKDQGVSREDGKRIVASLNKPLFPASWDAAIAWEQETADLLAAGGFVPEQDASELFDRRFEALAAQAVSAEYREKS, translated from the coding sequence ATGCCACGCCACCGCACATCGCCGGTCCTCGGCCGCCGCTCGTTCCTCGCCCTCGGCGGCACCGCCCTCGTCGGTACGCTCGCCGCCTGCTCGCCGCAGACGCAATCCGCCGCGAGCGCCGAACCGGCCGGAAAACTGCCGTCCGGAGCGCCGCCACCCGGCACGAAACTCTCCGTCGCCGTGCGTTCCACCCGCCTCCAACTCGGCCCCGCAGGACTGGAGAAGGACCTTCCCTTCACCGTTTCCCAATGGCCCAACCTGAGCGCGGGCCCCGATATCATCCAGGGATTCCGGGCCCATTCCATCGACCTGGCCGTCAACGCCGGAATTCCGCCGATCCAGGCCCACGCCATCGACGTCGGCGCGAAGATCGTCGCCGTGCAGGTGCGGAACAACCCCTCGTACGTCTTCGCCACCGCACCCGGCTCCGACATCCGGACCGTGGACGACTTCCGGGGCAAGAAGATCGGGTTCTCCCAGGGGCAGGCCCAGGGTGTCGTGGTGCTGCGGGCGCTGAAGCAGGCGGGCATCGGCAACAAGGACGTGGAGCTGGTCGCCCTGCCCAGCACCCAGTTCCTCACCGCCCTCCAGTCCAAGCAGGTGGACGTCGCCCCGCTGGGCGAACCCACCCTCACCAAGTACCTCACCCAGTACGAGAAGGACGGGGCACGCGGCGTGAAGACCGACGTCGTGGACCTGCTCTCGGTGCTCTGGGCGCCCAACGAGGTGCTGAACGACCGGGCCAAGGCCGCCGCCGTCCGCAGCTTCATCCCGCTGTGGGCCCGGGGCCAGGTCTGGGCGTGGGAGAACACCGACGAGTGGATCGACACGTACTACGTCAAGGACCAGGGCGTCTCCCGGGAGGACGGCAAGCGCATCGTCGCCTCGCTCAACAAGCCGCTCTTCCCGGCCTCCTGGGACGCGGCCATCGCCTGGGAACAGGAGACCGCCGACCTGCTCGCCGCCGGCGGATTCGTACCGGAGCAGGACGCCTCCGAACTGTTCGACCGCCGCTTCGAGGCGCTGGCAGCCCAGGCCGTATCCGCCGAGTACCGGGAGAAGTCATGA
- a CDS encoding ABC transporter permease — translation MTELLTHTTRPAPPPAAAAAPAKAPSAAPRGTRRRLGPGRAVPFGRLIGPVLVIALWWAASATGYLDPRILSGPGTVLATASDLVSSGRLQDNVLISLQRAGLGLFFGVSAGVLLAVAAGLSRTGEYLLDGPLQIKRAIPSLAMLPLLILWLGIGEQMKVTVIALGVAVNMYINTYASLTGIDSRYVELAEGLDLSRAQFIRKVVVPGSLPGFFVGLRLGVTASWLGLIVVEQINATSGIGYMMFQAQQYAQSDVIIVGLVAYGIFGFASDAAVRAVERKVLSWRRTLAG, via the coding sequence ATGACCGAGCTGCTGACCCACACCACCCGCCCCGCCCCGCCGCCGGCCGCGGCCGCCGCCCCGGCGAAGGCGCCGTCGGCGGCACCCAGGGGCACCCGCAGACGGCTTGGCCCCGGCCGGGCCGTCCCCTTCGGGCGGCTCATCGGCCCGGTCCTGGTCATCGCCCTGTGGTGGGCCGCCTCCGCCACCGGCTATCTCGACCCCCGGATACTCTCCGGCCCCGGCACGGTCCTCGCCACCGCCTCGGACCTGGTCTCCAGCGGCCGGCTCCAGGACAACGTCCTCATCTCGCTCCAGCGCGCCGGGCTCGGCCTCTTCTTCGGGGTGAGCGCCGGGGTCCTCCTCGCCGTCGCCGCCGGACTGAGCCGGACCGGCGAATACCTTCTCGACGGACCGCTCCAGATCAAGCGGGCGATCCCCTCCCTGGCCATGCTCCCGCTGCTGATCCTCTGGCTCGGCATCGGCGAGCAGATGAAGGTCACCGTCATCGCGCTCGGCGTCGCGGTGAACATGTACATCAACACGTACGCCTCGCTCACCGGCATCGACAGCCGCTACGTCGAACTCGCCGAAGGGCTCGACCTGAGCCGCGCGCAGTTCATCCGCAAGGTCGTCGTCCCCGGTTCACTGCCCGGTTTCTTCGTCGGGCTGCGCCTCGGCGTCACCGCGTCCTGGCTCGGGCTGATCGTGGTCGAGCAGATCAACGCCACCAGCGGCATCGGCTACATGATGTTCCAGGCCCAGCAGTACGCCCAGTCCGACGTGATCATCGTGGGCCTGGTGGCCTACGGGATCTTCGGCTTCGCGTCGGACGCGGCGGTACGCGCCGTGGAGAGGAAGGTCCTGTCATGGCGACGCACCCTGGCGGGCTGA
- a CDS encoding ABC transporter ATP-binding protein has product MATHPGGLTAPGATALAHPAIRTRKLVRRFGDRDILKELDLTVAPGEFTALLGRSGSGKSTLLRAVARLDHTVEGSGELTVPDRVSLSFQDSRLLPWLRLIDNVTLGLRGPGARERGLTALAEVGLEGRDRSWPHELSGGEQQRAALARALVREPELLLADEPFGALDALTRIKMHDLLRELYERHRPAVLLVTHDVDEAVELADRVLVLEDGRISVDLTVDLPTPRARRDPRFQEYRDTLLTALGVAQPQPLIDAKKDSHAPHA; this is encoded by the coding sequence ATGGCGACGCACCCTGGCGGGCTGACCGCCCCCGGCGCGACGGCCCTCGCGCACCCCGCCATCCGCACCCGCAAGCTCGTCCGCCGCTTCGGCGACCGCGACATCCTCAAGGAACTCGATCTCACCGTCGCCCCCGGCGAGTTCACCGCGCTGCTCGGGCGCAGCGGCTCCGGCAAGTCCACCCTGCTGCGCGCCGTCGCCCGCCTCGACCACACCGTCGAGGGCTCCGGCGAACTCACCGTCCCCGACCGGGTCTCGCTCTCCTTCCAGGACTCCCGGCTGCTTCCCTGGCTCCGGCTCATCGACAACGTCACCCTCGGCCTGCGCGGCCCCGGCGCCCGGGAACGCGGCCTCACCGCCCTCGCCGAGGTCGGCCTGGAGGGCCGCGACCGCTCCTGGCCGCACGAGCTGTCCGGCGGCGAGCAGCAGCGCGCCGCCCTCGCCCGCGCCCTGGTCCGCGAACCCGAACTCCTCCTCGCGGACGAGCCGTTCGGCGCCCTGGACGCGCTCACCCGGATCAAGATGCACGACCTGCTCCGCGAGCTCTACGAACGCCACCGCCCCGCGGTGCTCCTGGTCACCCATGACGTGGACGAGGCCGTCGAACTCGCCGACCGCGTCCTGGTCCTGGAGGACGGCCGGATCTCCGTCGATCTCACTGTCGACCTGCCGACCCCGCGCGCCCGCCGCGACCCGCGTTTCCAGGAATACCGCGACACCCTGCTCACCGCCCTCGGGGTAGCCCAGCCCCAGCCCCTCATCGACGCGAAGAAGGACTCCCATGCCCCGCACGCCTGA